A single Fibrobacter sp. DNA region contains:
- a CDS encoding CHC2 zinc finger domain-containing protein encodes MTNEELKQFKASISITAVAQSLGVDVVRGKCRCFFPQRHSHGDRTPSVSVSEERGSFRCWVCDDVRGDVISLVQLVKDCSFTEALDWLMEQYPFLVPNGAKRPVVQNSASGSASRSNTSKTMNFRPAPVLQDMPPVEEKKELISEDERKRVILSFLKHLSPVDNTPAAAWLARRRIYKPVWDKMLLRTITDYGELNRKLREEFGEEVLKYVGLYNDKGNLRYYKYPLIFPYLDSQRRAWYFQARAIESGITPKEMLLRGTVPYPYNVAALDGTPGWVYLCEGCIDTLTFIGQKINAVGIPGVRSFKVEWLNLFKNKSVVLCLDHDEAGRSGMEYIGNLFNQAGIRNIVLGEGLEGLPTAMKEGEDINDWFGGKK; translated from the coding sequence ATGACAAACGAGGAACTGAAACAGTTCAAGGCGTCCATATCCATTACCGCAGTGGCCCAGTCACTGGGGGTTGACGTCGTGCGCGGAAAATGCAGATGCTTCTTTCCGCAACGTCATTCCCATGGCGATCGCACCCCTTCCGTTTCTGTTTCCGAGGAGCGTGGATCTTTCCGTTGCTGGGTTTGCGACGATGTTCGCGGAGATGTCATTTCCCTTGTTCAGCTTGTAAAGGATTGCTCCTTCACCGAAGCTCTTGACTGGCTCATGGAACAATATCCTTTCCTTGTGCCCAATGGTGCAAAACGTCCTGTAGTTCAGAATTCTGCATCAGGCTCTGCATCAAGGTCCAATACGTCCAAGACCATGAATTTCCGCCCGGCCCCGGTTCTTCAGGATATGCCTCCCGTAGAGGAAAAGAAGGAGCTTATTTCAGAAGATGAACGCAAACGCGTGATTCTTTCCTTCCTGAAACATCTCAGCCCCGTGGACAACACGCCGGCCGCCGCCTGGCTTGCCCGTCGCCGAATTTACAAGCCTGTCTGGGATAAAATGCTTCTGCGCACGATTACGGACTACGGCGAACTGAACCGCAAGCTGCGTGAAGAATTTGGCGAAGAAGTCTTGAAGTATGTCGGTCTGTATAACGACAAGGGCAATCTTCGTTATTACAAGTATCCTTTGATTTTCCCTTACTTGGATTCCCAGCGCCGCGCCTGGTATTTTCAGGCCCGCGCCATAGAAAGCGGAATTACTCCCAAGGAAATGCTATTGCGTGGAACTGTTCCGTATCCGTACAATGTGGCTGCCCTGGATGGAACTCCTGGCTGGGTGTACTTGTGCGAAGGCTGTATCGATACCTTGACTTTCATCGGCCAGAAAATCAACGCCGTAGGAATTCCTGGGGTCCGGTCCTTCAAGGTGGAATGGCTGAATCTTTTCAAGAATAAAAGTGTGGTTCTTTGTCTGGATCACGACGAGGCTGGCCGCAGCGGAATGGAGTATATCGGGAACCTCTTTAACCAGGCCGGAATTCGAAACATTGTGCTAGGAGAAGGCCTTGAAGGCTTGCCTACGGCCATGAAGGAAGGGGAGGACATTAACGATTGGTTTGGGGGTAAAAAATAA
- the murB gene encoding UDP-N-acetylmuramate dehydrogenase: protein MEILENELMSKHTSFKVGGASRYFVKAESVDEIKDACKFAKNNGLAHFILGNGTNLLVSDKGFNGLITTLGRTFSEVTDLGGGKFKVGAATPLGGFARKTIKLGFAGIHKLAGIPGTLGGAIYMNAGAYGQEVSQTCVEVESLCADGAIRIRTADECGFGYRHSLFQELAANPETAEIILSATFQLQPAKVSGKDSYTLETEMQECMAKRKASQPLNMPNAGSTFKRLDVGSTDMPQQIAPGYYIEQSGLKGYRIGGAEVSTVHANFIVNAGGATASDIKALSEHVQKTVAEKFGIQLRREIILLGDF from the coding sequence ATGGAAATCCTTGAAAATGAACTTATGAGCAAACACACCTCCTTTAAGGTAGGAGGTGCGTCCCGTTACTTTGTTAAGGCAGAATCCGTAGATGAAATCAAGGATGCTTGCAAGTTCGCAAAGAACAATGGACTTGCCCACTTCATTTTAGGTAACGGAACAAACCTTCTGGTTTCCGACAAGGGATTCAATGGACTAATCACAACCTTGGGAAGAACTTTTTCCGAAGTGACGGATTTAGGAGGCGGGAAGTTCAAGGTTGGAGCAGCCACGCCCCTGGGGGGATTCGCCCGCAAAACCATCAAGTTAGGTTTCGCAGGAATTCACAAATTGGCGGGCATTCCAGGCACCTTGGGCGGAGCCATCTACATGAACGCCGGGGCCTACGGCCAGGAAGTCAGCCAGACCTGCGTAGAAGTGGAAAGCCTTTGCGCCGACGGAGCCATACGAATCAGAACTGCAGACGAATGTGGTTTTGGTTATCGTCACAGTCTGTTTCAAGAACTGGCTGCAAATCCGGAAACTGCTGAAATTATTTTATCCGCAACATTTCAATTGCAGCCTGCAAAAGTTTCCGGCAAGGATAGCTACACGCTGGAAACGGAAATGCAGGAATGCATGGCCAAGCGAAAGGCGAGCCAGCCACTGAACATGCCTAACGCAGGTTCCACCTTCAAACGCCTGGATGTGGGCTCCACAGATATGCCTCAGCAAATCGCACCCGGTTACTACATCGAACAATCCGGACTCAAGGGCTATCGCATTGGCGGCGCCGAGGTCAGCACCGTCCACGCCAACTTCATCGTGAATGCCGGCGGAGCCACCGCAAGCGACATCAAAGCCTTAAGCGAACATGTACAGAAAACCGTAGCAGAAAAATTCGGAATCCAGCTCCGTCGAGAAATAATCCTTCTCGGAGATTTCTAA
- a CDS encoding TIGR02171 family protein has translation MKPFAFICFLVLGVITACSMDEGNGIDAETNVPIAEIDSLHEDFILVHSSGKTSFVGSDDSSAKVNERPQMGVTFSYDFSLERHETTCKEFKKLMQEEYKDFDSTISCKSSSAPITRVTYYDAILFANARSKTEGFDTVYTYTRLNLNKDKHCINLEGLNFHPEKKGYRLPTEAEWIFAASQGWNTNNSWHQDNASGLSHDICQKGQNDAGFCDLEGNVMEWVNDWLGNFKDTTITNFVGAPGGNEVGERVVKGGYFNSDPISINPHRRGDTYVVTGPDYTNYIGFRLAFGPIENGTWLSSNGHITSDKLTSTASSAQIKKLTGTFDAKLAFRNNISGNLVYLDYTSGSASFTEFMDTIPVYHPEISPDGRYVAFCTRPEGTPGNSEIYVKKLQKYDTPLMKLDVDSAAIPRWRILDDGSTVITYVNSANTNNGEDFLTTSSTWQVSFSKNKFGEPQKILDGAYHGGISDDNKIAVTGARLLRAKIATENDIFQSSASDTVWYNNEQACNVSLAKDGSKRVLFLDFAGKTGKKYVGNAYHVHERLFVTDSTGALIQSVKAPQGFTFDHTEWVQDNLVIATLSSISDNHEKIVLVNLSDSSTTELVEGTDLWHPSLWINPHSFTEDSTLNLDSAGVYMFANDSWASTIMRYKMELLWDYYDTLNVAILGSSRPFYALSPNRLSKKFFAVNFAHTPNSIYAIQDFAEKYILTHGHNLKYLVVSLDIDFWYHTNDDNSNNFFVSAAPNYPGYVYDANHDYWKDGVPEGLARATKKNLSIDNDFIYLNDRGRLLETICEGWGGDADVKVDSTIFDNDPSLLDNSKAALKDIIQKAKNRNIYVIGMVFPQNPAYKETGAFGRYGLRRSTAKKLIEELKSWSSDYPNFILMDENKMGNHDYSDDMASDQDHLCTDGSQKITARLDSLLKTLD, from the coding sequence ATGAAGCCTTTCGCATTTATTTGCTTTCTGGTTCTAGGCGTCATCACCGCCTGTTCTATGGACGAAGGCAACGGCATTGATGCAGAAACCAACGTCCCCATTGCAGAAATTGATTCCCTGCATGAAGATTTCATTCTGGTCCACTCCAGCGGTAAAACCAGTTTTGTCGGCAGCGATGATTCTTCCGCCAAAGTAAACGAACGTCCGCAAATGGGCGTCACCTTCTCCTATGATTTTTCTCTTGAAAGGCACGAAACAACTTGCAAAGAATTCAAAAAGTTGATGCAAGAGGAATACAAGGACTTCGACTCGACAATCAGCTGCAAGAGCAGTTCCGCACCCATCACCAGAGTAACCTACTACGACGCCATACTGTTCGCCAATGCACGAAGTAAAACAGAAGGTTTCGATACCGTCTACACCTACACTAGGCTAAACCTGAACAAGGACAAGCATTGCATCAATCTTGAAGGACTCAATTTTCATCCCGAGAAAAAAGGCTATAGACTCCCCACTGAAGCGGAATGGATTTTTGCTGCCTCCCAAGGTTGGAACACAAACAATTCTTGGCACCAAGACAACGCCTCTGGACTTTCTCACGACATATGTCAAAAGGGTCAAAACGACGCAGGCTTTTGCGACTTGGAAGGCAATGTCATGGAATGGGTAAACGATTGGTTGGGTAACTTTAAGGACACAACCATCACAAACTTTGTCGGAGCCCCAGGCGGAAACGAAGTTGGCGAAAGAGTCGTAAAAGGCGGATACTTCAATAGTGACCCCATATCAATAAATCCGCATCGACGCGGCGACACGTACGTCGTCACAGGCCCCGACTACACAAACTACATTGGTTTCCGCCTAGCCTTCGGCCCCATAGAAAACGGAACCTGGTTAAGCAGTAACGGCCACATCACAAGCGACAAACTCACTTCTACGGCAAGTTCCGCACAAATAAAGAAACTAACCGGAACCTTTGACGCAAAGCTAGCCTTTAGAAATAATATTTCCGGAAATCTCGTCTATCTGGATTACACTTCCGGAAGCGCTTCGTTCACTGAATTCATGGACACTATTCCCGTCTACCATCCTGAAATTTCACCCGACGGAAGATACGTCGCATTTTGCACAAGGCCCGAAGGCACCCCAGGAAATTCAGAGATTTACGTCAAAAAGTTGCAGAAATACGACACGCCCCTCATGAAACTAGACGTTGATTCCGCGGCAATTCCACGCTGGAGAATTCTTGACGACGGGAGCACTGTCATTACCTACGTAAATAGTGCAAACACAAATAATGGCGAAGACTTTTTAACAACTTCTTCCACCTGGCAAGTATCTTTCAGCAAGAACAAGTTCGGTGAACCACAAAAAATATTAGATGGCGCATACCACGGAGGTATTAGCGACGACAATAAAATTGCAGTCACGGGAGCTCGACTTCTAAGAGCAAAGATTGCCACTGAAAACGACATTTTCCAATCCTCAGCATCAGATACTGTTTGGTACAACAACGAACAAGCCTGCAATGTGAGTTTGGCAAAAGATGGAAGCAAGCGTGTTCTGTTCCTAGATTTCGCTGGAAAGACAGGGAAAAAGTATGTCGGCAACGCATACCATGTTCACGAAAGGCTATTCGTCACAGACAGCACAGGAGCACTTATCCAAAGCGTAAAAGCTCCCCAAGGATTCACTTTTGACCATACCGAATGGGTTCAAGACAATTTGGTAATAGCCACACTAAGTAGTATCAGTGACAATCATGAAAAGATTGTTTTGGTAAACCTTTCGGACAGCAGCACGACAGAGCTGGTCGAAGGTACGGATTTATGGCATCCCTCTTTATGGATCAATCCTCATTCCTTTACTGAAGACAGCACCTTGAATCTGGATAGTGCAGGAGTCTACATGTTCGCAAACGACAGTTGGGCCTCCACCATCATGCGATACAAAATGGAACTGCTATGGGATTATTATGACACGCTTAACGTGGCTATTTTGGGGTCGTCACGTCCGTTCTACGCGCTGAGTCCTAACCGACTCAGCAAAAAATTCTTCGCCGTCAATTTCGCCCACACCCCAAACTCCATCTACGCCATACAGGATTTTGCCGAAAAATACATTCTCACCCACGGCCACAATTTAAAATACCTGGTTGTATCCCTCGATATAGATTTTTGGTATCACACCAACGACGACAACAGCAACAACTTCTTTGTTTCCGCAGCTCCAAATTATCCAGGTTACGTGTACGACGCCAACCACGATTATTGGAAAGATGGCGTTCCCGAAGGACTTGCCAGAGCAACAAAAAAGAACTTAAGTATCGACAACGACTTTATCTACTTGAATGACCGCGGAAGACTTTTGGAAACCATTTGCGAAGGATGGGGCGGTGATGCAGACGTTAAGGTCGACAGCACCATCTTTGATAATGATCCCAGCCTTTTGGATAATTCAAAAGCAGCACTGAAGGATATTATCCAAAAGGCCAAGAACAGAAACATTTATGTCATTGGAATGGTCTTCCCGCAAAACCCCGCCTACAAGGAAACAGGCGCTTTTGGACGCTACGGTCTTCGCCGCTCTACGGCAAAGAAACTCATCGAAGAATTGAAGAGTTGGAGTTCAGACTATCCCAATTTCATCCTAATGGACGAAAACAAAATGGGAAATCACGACTATTCAGACGATATGGCTTCCGACCAGGACCATCTCTGCACAGACGGCAGTCAAAAGATTACAGCACGCCTTGATTCCCTGCTTAAAACTCTGGATTAA
- a CDS encoding VanZ family protein, whose product MFESIFAKYPFFRTIPAVLCMAVIFKISSMTADELQGLPHVWDKLAHTCEYATLAGCFSLWWTRVEWSKKIWLRILVVVILTLVYGCTDEFHQRFVEGRSCDAIDLVADTLGGLIGGSVYALICKLLNKYDPLSSN is encoded by the coding sequence ATGTTCGAATCCATATTTGCCAAGTATCCGTTCTTTCGCACGATTCCCGCAGTTCTTTGCATGGCCGTTATTTTTAAAATTTCTTCAATGACGGCAGATGAGTTGCAGGGGCTCCCGCATGTTTGGGACAAGCTGGCTCACACTTGTGAATACGCCACTTTGGCTGGTTGCTTTTCCTTGTGGTGGACTCGTGTGGAATGGTCAAAGAAAATTTGGCTTCGAATTTTGGTTGTCGTAATCTTGACTTTGGTTTATGGCTGTACAGATGAATTCCATCAGCGTTTTGTTGAAGGACGTTCTTGTGACGCCATTGACCTTGTTGCCGATACCTTGGGCGGTCTTATTGGTGGATCCGTCTATGCACTGATTTGCAAGCTTTTAAACAAGTACGATCCCCTTTCCTCGAATTAG
- a CDS encoding class I SAM-dependent methyltransferase produces the protein MKAITLKAGREKSALRYHPWIFSGAIDEVVGDPALGDVVEVYSYHSDFLGLAAYSPKSQIRGRFWTFGEKQNIDREFFSDILDRAIASRKSRGFDIADKEVAFRLINAENDGIPGCIIDKYADIYSVEILAAGAEVNRKIIYELLAEKTGCRGIYERCDSDVRKKEGLPIRTGVVYGEVPDEPVIINENGILFPIDVKNGHKTGYYLDQRDARRRVGELTKGKKVLNCFCYTGGFGLYALRGGCEKVYQVDVSKDALMLAKEGIMRNKLSTAHATHVEADVFQYLRKCRDKAETFDFIVLDPPKFVDSKDNLQKGCRGYKDINLLAMKLLAEGGMLATFSCSGLMEMDLFQKIIADAAADAHRRFQIIERFGQPADHPVNTAFPEGQYLKGLLVQVI, from the coding sequence ATGAAAGCAATTACATTGAAAGCCGGACGCGAAAAGTCCGCACTCCGTTATCATCCGTGGATTTTTAGTGGCGCTATCGATGAAGTCGTAGGTGACCCTGCTTTGGGCGACGTTGTTGAAGTTTATTCCTACCATAGCGATTTTCTCGGCCTTGCCGCCTATTCCCCCAAGTCCCAGATCCGAGGACGTTTCTGGACCTTCGGCGAAAAGCAGAACATTGACCGTGAATTCTTCAGCGACATCTTGGACCGTGCCATCGCCTCCCGCAAGAGCCGCGGTTTTGACATCGCCGACAAAGAAGTTGCTTTCCGTCTGATTAACGCAGAAAACGACGGCATTCCGGGCTGCATCATTGACAAGTATGCAGACATCTACTCCGTAGAAATTCTCGCCGCCGGGGCTGAAGTCAACCGCAAGATTATCTACGAACTGCTGGCCGAAAAGACCGGCTGTCGCGGCATCTACGAACGCTGCGATTCCGACGTCCGCAAAAAGGAAGGCCTTCCCATCCGTACTGGCGTGGTCTACGGTGAAGTTCCCGACGAACCCGTCATCATTAACGAAAACGGCATCCTCTTCCCCATCGACGTGAAGAACGGCCACAAGACCGGCTACTACCTGGACCAGCGCGACGCACGCCGCCGCGTGGGCGAACTGACCAAGGGCAAGAAGGTTCTCAACTGCTTCTGCTATACTGGTGGTTTCGGCCTCTACGCTCTCCGTGGTGGTTGCGAAAAGGTTTACCAGGTAGACGTTTCCAAGGACGCCCTGATGCTGGCTAAGGAAGGCATCATGCGCAACAAGCTTTCTACCGCCCACGCCACCCATGTGGAAGCCGACGTATTCCAGTACCTGCGCAAATGCCGCGACAAGGCCGAAACATTTGACTTCATCGTTCTGGACCCGCCCAAGTTTGTTGACTCCAAGGACAACCTCCAGAAGGGTTGCCGCGGTTATAAGGACATCAACCTCCTCGCCATGAAACTTCTGGCCGAAGGCGGCATGCTGGCAACCTTTAGCTGCTCCGGCCTTATGGAAATGGATCTGTTCCAGAAGATCATCGCAGATGCCGCAGCAGACGCCCACCGTCGTTTCCAGATCATCGAACGCTTCGGCCAGCCCGCCGACCATCCGGTGAATACCGCATTCCCCGAAGGCCAGTACCTGAAGGGTTTGCTGGTTCAAGTCATCTAA
- a CDS encoding TIGR02171 family protein, translating into MKKTIIKRSLPLLTGLFLAACSSDPSSSEIVFNENDPLKSIVTIEATGASLLMGTSDSNSRADERPQMEVSFTYDYGMSQHEVTCNEFLSLMKKEFGTQVSAIKCEKDDLPITNVTFYDAVLFANARSKAEKFDTAYTYTKTTFNEHGNCIGMEGFNFHPERESYRLPTEAEWMFAAGKKWTDENSWNGSNSELSPHKVCSKKKNEFGLCDMSGNVREWVNDWKVSFKDTLLTNFAGAPDGGVIGERVIKGGYFYQDLDVISVNHRSDVYTVTSTTQKDYLGFRLAHGSIPTPSWLDKNGNGSSIRIVSLVNSAGIQNIAGTSRVKLAFRNDISNNLAFIDYRNGASYIQEIQDTMPVYHPEISPDGKHVAFCTVFETIDATSKIYVRDLDGYGSNLVMLDVESATIPRWRILDNGDTAIVYVSSAASLSESNFKKASTWQVVFKDGKFGTPQKLFDGNYHGGISDDSKLAVSGAPRLRARIATDKDITQDSAIDTTWYNDEQACNASLSKDKSKRTLFLDFAGKTGKEFVGKAYRVHERIFIADSTGKLIKSIPSPQKYAFDHTEWASENLIVATLTNSSNAHSKIAVVNVQDSTITELVEGDELWHPSLWIDNHATLETELDLDSAGQYFYSGGSELAMILRYKMEILWGNLDSKLAIVGSSRSQNGIIPLQMDSSLKAINLSHIPNSLFNSRYIIENYLLNHLKELKYLVLSLDIDMWWKTKTNNYDNFFEADYKKYAGFIYDENHDFWKDGYPEGLLELTHDAPGFDYYETRFMPTLGYYGEPSGGWEEEPSVDYDSTWTDKGSQYQENFDELETILSLAKKKGISVIGIIFPQSPGYKQTGAYARYGFRRSEAKERIQEIADLSKDYPNFILMDEYKMGDHDYTDEMAANKDHLSEKGAEQMTHRLDSLVQALE; encoded by the coding sequence ATGAAGAAAACCATTATAAAAAGAAGCCTACCTCTTCTTACAGGACTTTTTCTTGCTGCGTGCTCCAGCGATCCATCCTCCTCCGAAATCGTTTTTAATGAAAATGACCCCTTAAAATCTATCGTGACGATAGAGGCTACCGGGGCTTCCCTCTTGATGGGAACAAGCGATTCAAACTCCAGGGCTGATGAACGCCCACAAATGGAGGTTTCCTTTACATACGACTACGGAATGTCTCAGCACGAAGTTACGTGCAACGAATTCCTCAGCCTTATGAAAAAGGAATTCGGCACACAGGTTTCCGCAATCAAATGCGAGAAAGACGACCTTCCCATTACAAACGTCACATTCTACGACGCTGTTTTGTTTGCAAACGCCCGAAGCAAGGCCGAGAAATTCGACACCGCCTATACCTATACAAAGACTACGTTTAACGAACACGGAAATTGCATCGGTATGGAAGGATTCAACTTCCATCCTGAAAGGGAATCCTACAGACTTCCCACTGAAGCGGAATGGATGTTCGCCGCAGGCAAAAAATGGACCGACGAAAATTCCTGGAACGGCAGCAACTCAGAATTAAGTCCACATAAAGTATGCTCCAAGAAAAAGAACGAATTCGGGCTTTGCGACATGTCCGGAAACGTGAGAGAATGGGTCAATGACTGGAAAGTTTCTTTCAAGGACACCCTACTCACCAACTTTGCCGGCGCACCCGACGGAGGCGTCATCGGCGAAAGAGTCATAAAGGGAGGCTACTTCTATCAAGATCTGGACGTCATCAGTGTTAATCACAGAAGCGATGTCTATACCGTCACATCAACAACACAGAAGGACTATCTCGGTTTCAGACTAGCCCACGGTTCCATCCCCACCCCTTCGTGGCTTGATAAGAACGGCAACGGCAGCAGCATTAGAATCGTCTCCTTGGTCAATTCAGCAGGTATTCAAAACATTGCTGGAACATCACGAGTCAAGCTCGCCTTCAGAAACGATATTTCAAACAACCTTGCTTTCATCGACTACAGAAATGGAGCATCCTACATTCAAGAGATTCAGGACACCATGCCCGTCTACCATCCGGAAATATCTCCCGATGGTAAACATGTAGCCTTCTGCACAGTTTTCGAAACTATAGATGCTACTTCCAAAATCTACGTCAGAGATCTGGACGGTTACGGCAGTAACCTGGTGATGCTGGATGTTGAATCCGCTACAATCCCCCGTTGGCGAATTCTTGACAACGGCGATACCGCCATCGTATACGTTTCCTCCGCAGCATCTCTTAGCGAAAGCAACTTCAAAAAAGCCTCCACATGGCAAGTCGTTTTCAAGGATGGCAAATTCGGAACTCCTCAAAAACTGTTTGACGGAAATTACCACGGCGGCATCAGCGATGACAGCAAACTTGCTGTTTCCGGTGCTCCCAGGCTTCGTGCAAGAATTGCAACAGACAAGGACATCACACAAGATTCCGCCATCGATACAACATGGTACAACGATGAGCAAGCCTGTAACGCGAGCCTTTCAAAAGACAAGAGCAAACGTACTCTTTTCCTAGACTTTGCCGGAAAAACAGGAAAGGAATTCGTCGGGAAAGCCTATAGGGTTCACGAAAGAATTTTCATCGCAGACAGCACCGGAAAACTCATCAAGAGCATTCCATCTCCACAGAAATACGCCTTTGACCATACAGAATGGGCTTCCGAAAATCTCATCGTCGCAACTCTTACAAATTCAAGCAACGCCCACAGTAAAATCGCTGTAGTAAACGTTCAGGATTCCACCATAACAGAACTTGTGGAAGGCGACGAACTCTGGCATCCTTCCCTTTGGATCGACAACCACGCCACCTTGGAAACGGAACTGGATTTGGACAGTGCCGGCCAATATTTCTATTCCGGCGGAAGCGAACTCGCCATGATTCTCCGTTACAAGATGGAAATTCTTTGGGGAAACCTTGATTCCAAACTTGCCATTGTTGGATCTTCACGATCCCAGAACGGCATCATTCCACTTCAAATGGATTCTTCACTAAAGGCAATCAACCTTTCCCACATTCCCAATTCCCTTTTCAATTCCAGATACATTATCGAGAATTACCTGTTAAATCATTTGAAGGAATTGAAATACCTGGTCCTTTCTCTAGACATTGATATGTGGTGGAAAACCAAAACCAATAACTACGATAATTTCTTTGAAGCCGATTACAAAAAGTACGCAGGATTTATCTACGATGAAAACCACGACTTCTGGAAAGACGGTTATCCGGAAGGCTTACTGGAATTGACCCACGATGCCCCCGGCTTTGATTACTACGAAACAAGATTTATGCCCACACTGGGTTATTATGGAGAACCTTCCGGAGGCTGGGAAGAAGAACCATCCGTCGATTACGACAGCACTTGGACAGACAAGGGATCCCAATACCAGGAAAACTTTGACGAACTGGAAACCATTCTCAGTTTGGCAAAGAAGAAAGGAATCTCCGTTATCGGAATTATCTTCCCCCAAAGTCCTGGCTACAAGCAAACAGGAGCCTACGCAAGATACGGTTTCCGCAGAAGCGAAGCCAAGGAACGAATTCAGGAAATTGCAGATTTATCCAAGGACTACCCCAACTTCATCTTGATGGATGAATACAAAATGGGAGACCACGACTACACTGACGAAATGGCAGCAAACAAGGACCATCTAAGCGAAAAGGGAGCCGAACAAATGACTCATCGTCTCGACTCCCTCGTGCAAGCCCTTGAATAA
- a CDS encoding family 16 glycosylhydrolase has protein sequence MKNFGVKSLCAKAFVGTICALATVAVANPPANFSGWDLVFEDNFDGDALDLKKWNPTYNWGHTHNHRAYCAEENVIVKDGKLMLKGEAKKHPKATGTAKFNGKEIPVDYTSAAIDTKGHFEVKYGYIEGRFKAPKHKGTWPAFWTLQDGWPPEIDILEIPASRKQHHYYLHYTNPDWYNSHGSAWDHEASFGGHKDDDVDRSADFHTYAVEWDESTLSFYFDDKKFASYNRPTEIKQLSAQYIIVNLAIGGWAGDDIEVTENNPAYFEADWVRVWQAKPAKPDTVLIYNEAFKTCMMPNSEKKLVLGDCADESAVAVITPLSSTTFRINFGDMVVEMPNETTDPGVTAGVYTWNGKNHQKVVLENQYSNQYRLKMLHSNHYLRSTSDGTRVVQDWNTSWEWNQKWRIMKPSEYKPEEPKTDTTETDSLQSIGRDLRENVNSVAPYRSNVFRKNGMLYVEFGDGASELRTYNLKGRRIHKL, from the coding sequence ATGAAAAACTTTGGAGTGAAGAGCCTTTGTGCAAAGGCTTTCGTAGGAACAATCTGTGCATTGGCAACGGTTGCTGTTGCTAATCCTCCGGCAAATTTTAGCGGTTGGGATCTGGTCTTCGAAGATAACTTCGATGGCGATGCTCTCGATTTGAAAAAGTGGAATCCCACTTACAACTGGGGCCACACCCACAACCACCGCGCCTATTGTGCAGAAGAAAATGTCATTGTGAAAGATGGCAAGCTGATGCTGAAGGGTGAAGCCAAGAAGCACCCCAAGGCAACGGGCACGGCTAAGTTCAATGGCAAGGAAATTCCGGTGGATTACACTTCCGCAGCTATTGATACCAAAGGCCATTTCGAAGTGAAGTACGGCTACATTGAAGGTCGTTTCAAGGCTCCGAAGCATAAGGGAACCTGGCCTGCCTTCTGGACCCTCCAGGATGGCTGGCCTCCGGAAATTGACATTCTTGAAATTCCTGCATCCCGTAAGCAGCACCACTACTACTTGCATTACACCAATCCTGATTGGTACAATAGCCATGGCTCCGCCTGGGATCACGAAGCCTCCTTCGGTGGCCACAAGGATGATGACGTAGATCGTTCTGCGGATTTCCACACCTACGCCGTGGAATGGGATGAATCTACCTTGAGTTTCTACTTTGATGACAAGAAGTTTGCAAGCTACAATCGCCCCACGGAAATCAAACAGCTGTCTGCCCAGTATATCATTGTGAACTTGGCCATTGGCGGCTGGGCTGGAGACGATATTGAAGTTACGGAAAATAACCCGGCTTACTTTGAAGCGGATTGGGTTCGTGTTTGGCAGGCAAAGCCGGCAAAACCTGATACGGTCTTGATTTATAATGAAGCTTTCAAGACTTGTATGATGCCTAACAGCGAAAAGAAACTGGTTCTCGGTGATTGCGCAGACGAATCTGCTGTTGCCGTGATCACCCCTCTTTCTTCCACAACGTTCCGAATCAACTTCGGTGACATGGTGGTGGAAATGCCTAACGAAACTACGGATCCTGGCGTTACCGCAGGTGTTTATACATGGAACGGCAAGAATCACCAGAAGGTTGTGCTTGAAAATCAGTACAGCAATCAGTATCGTCTAAAGATGCTTCATAGCAATCATTACCTGCGTTCTACTTCTGATGGAACCCGTGTTGTCCAAGACTGGAATACCAGTTGGGAATGGAACCAGAAGTGGCGCATTATGAAACCTTCTGAGTACAAACCTGAAGAGCCGAAAACCGATACGACAGAGACTGATTCTTTGCAGAGCATTGGACGCGACCTTCGCGAAAACGTAAATAGCGTCGCTCCTTACCGCAGCAATGTGTTCCGCAAGAATGGAATGCTCTATGTGGAATTTGGTGACGGCGCTAGCGAATTGCGAACCTACAATTTGAAAGGTCGCAGAATCCATAAACTCTAG